GCTTAAACTTTTTATACAACTTTAAAGACTGGATAGAGAAGAACACTAGTGGTGTTGTGATAGTTCAATTAAGAGATACCGATAAGCACAAAGTCAATAAAGACTATTCATTGAGGTCGATGGTTGAAAACTTACTTACTCCTTTAGGAAGCGTTTACACCAATATTACCAAGACCCAAGATTATACAAACGACGAATTAATTAAATATGCGAGTTCTTGGTTTGATGGCAACATTGATATTATAAATTTCCAAATGAGATCAGATAACTCAAGAGAAGTATCCCTTAGCTTTCACTTAACAGCAAAAGAAAAAAATCAAATTACAGATGCCATTATGCAGCCTGACAATCAAAATTCCATTAAAGAATTAATGGATCTACTTAATTAAGATATTAGACAAACACTCCTATTTTAGCTATATTCACGGATAGCAATAGTATATTTTTATCAAAAAACAAGACAAATTTCTCCTTTGAAAACTACAACTAGAACTCATCTTCCTCACCTTCTACCTGCTATCCTTATTGCCTTAATATCAGGATGTTGCAACGATCCTAACTCGCCGGTAATAGAACTAGTTGGGCCAAAATATTTAACTGTAATTAAAGGTAAAGAATACGTTGAGCAAGGGGCTACCGCTAGAGATATTGAAGACGGAGACTTAACTTCTGCGATAGAAATTTCTGGAGCCACTCAGGTAAGCTCCGATAACGTTGGTGAGTATATTATTACTTATTCTGTATCTGACGATTGTGATAATATGGACATGGAGCAAAGAGTTATTAATGTGTCTTATGCATCCAGTCTTTTGGTCGATACTCTTGATACCGAGTTCATGACTGTTGTGGGATGTACTGGAGATTCAGACACGAGTTATTACAATCAATCGAATAGGAATTTATTTGAACTTGTAGTATTAAACTTCGATCCAAAACACTTCCGTGATATGGTTTTAATGGATATTAAAGGAGACTCTGTAGTTATTAATGAACAATTCAATTCGACAGAAGACACGACAATTAGCGGCTTTGGAATCTTTGTTCAAGATGATGTCTTAGATTTCAAATATACCATTAACGCAATTGCTGGCGGTTCCACAAACTGTACATCTACGGCTACAAAAATGTAGTTTCGGAATAGTAGCTCTCTAAAAAAGCATTCACATTCTTTTCTACTCGTTCCCCAATATTCGACAGATCCCCTCTATTAAAAGAATCGCCTGATATTTTTTCATAAAGCTCAATATATCGGTCTGAAGTTTCAGTAACAAACTCATCCGGCATAGGAGGCATCGACTGTCCTTCTAAACCTTGAAATCCATTTTCAATTAACCATTCACGAACAAATTCTTTCGACAACTGCTTTTGTTTTTCTCCACTATCCTGTCTTTCTTGATAACCATCCTGATAAAAATATCGTGAAGAATCAGGTGTGTGTATTTCGTCTATTAACAAAACCTCGCCACCAGCATTACCAAATTCATATTTAGTATCTACTAATATCAAACCTTTCTCAGCCGAAATCTCTGTCCCTTTGGCGAAAAGGTTTCTTGTATATGTTTCAAGCTGAATATATTCTGCTTCCGAGACAATGCCTTGCGCAATAATGTCTTCTCTAGAAATATCTTCATCATGACCCTCCTCTGCTTTAGTTGCAGGAGTTATAATCGGTTCTGGAAATCTATCATTTTCCTTCATCCCATCGGGCATTTCGACACCACAAAGAATTCTTTTTCCACTGCTATACTCTCTCCAAGAATGACCTGACAAATAACCACGTATAACCATCTCGATTGGATATGGGTTACACAATCTCCCAATAGTTACAATTGGGTCTGGAACATTTATTATCCAATTGGGAACAACGTCTTTAGTAAGCTCCATCGATTTCTTTGCAACCTGATTTAATACTTGTCCTTTATAAGGAATACCCTTTGGAAGAATAGAATCAAAAGCTGAAATACGATCGGAAACCACCATTACAAGAAGTTCATCGTTAATGTTATAAACATCACGGACTTTACCTTTGTAGACACTTTTCTGCTTTAAAAAATTAAATGATGATTCGGTAAGTGTATTATTCATATTACTGTTCGTC
This region of Flavobacteriales bacterium genomic DNA includes:
- a CDS encoding DUF5011 domain-containing protein; the encoded protein is MKTTTRTHLPHLLPAILIALISGCCNDPNSPVIELVGPKYLTVIKGKEYVEQGATARDIEDGDLTSAIEISGATQVSSDNVGEYIITYSVSDDCDNMDMEQRVINVSYASSLLVDTLDTEFMTVVGCTGDSDTSYYNQSNRNLFELVVLNFDPKHFRDMVLMDIKGDSVVINEQFNSTEDTTISGFGIFVQDDVLDFKYTINAIAGGSTNCTSTATKM
- a CDS encoding phosphoribosylaminoimidazolesuccinocarboxamide synthase, whose translation is MNNTLTESSFNFLKQKSVYKGKVRDVYNINDELLVMVVSDRISAFDSILPKGIPYKGQVLNQVAKKSMELTKDVVPNWIINVPDPIVTIGRLCNPYPIEMVIRGYLSGHSWREYSSGKRILCGVEMPDGMKENDRFPEPIITPATKAEEGHDEDISREDIIAQGIVSEAEYIQLETYTRNLFAKGTEISAEKGLILVDTKYEFGNAGGEVLLIDEIHTPDSSRYFYQDGYQERQDSGEKQKQLSKEFVREWLIENGFQGLEGQSMPPMPDEFVTETSDRYIELYEKISGDSFNRGDLSNIGERVEKNVNAFLESYYSETTFL